The following coding sequences lie in one Mycobacterium sp. 050128 genomic window:
- the mgtA gene encoding magnesium-translocating P-type ATPase — translation MGTPHVGYADRTNGSDLGDDAHLVSARSLQDVASAPLIDVMRSLRTSEDGLSTLEADARLTTIGPNSIRTHRVSALAVLVRQLNNAVLALLAVTAVLSFFLGDGTQATIIGAILLISVGLSFFNEYRAERAAAALHDRVRHTAVVRRDGQFARVDVTAMVPGDVIRLQLGEVVPADVRLITVNGLECNESILTGESTPSEKSAEPAAPGATITDASSLAFMGTVVSAGEAVGVIYATGPTAEFGRIAVGLGERQPETDFQRGLRRFSYLLLKVALTLTVVIIVTNLLLQRPLIDSALFGLAIAVGITPQLLPAVVSTSLASGSRRLARRKVLVKRLVCIEDLGDIDILMTDKTGTLTDGRLELLDAVDVAGVHADSVLGSGLLATDVDPSAGGVSANDLDAALWRNQVPVSGVTRLATLPFDHTRRATSALIDRAGTRRIIVKGAPEQVMARCEAIPEAANPTLTRLFADGRRVVAVASKASPGQETLLAADEARLTLEGFLVFADNPKADVHDSLDRLRALGIEVKVATGDNPRVAEKVCTDVGLTSKGTITGAELQQLNDEELTTAARNHTIFARISPEQKARVISSLRQSHRSVGFLGDGVNDALALHSADVGISVDTATDVAKDAADVVLLEKDLSVLAEGVAEGRRIFANTIKYVLMGTSSNFGNMFSAAAASAVLSFLPMLPSQILLNNLLYDSSQLAIPTDRVDDEQLQAPAHWNIAFIRRFMLSFGPISSLFDFLTFGLMLGVLHAGPIEFRTGWFVESLATQTLIIFAIRTKRVPFLRSRPGALLTAATLSIVALGVILTVSPLAANLGFRPLPWQFFAALVGLTLCYMVLVEITKKWFYSQPMHVADRLRRTRGQVHRIHRRASRFSHSGPLPTPIA, via the coding sequence ATGGGCACCCCTCATGTCGGCTACGCGGACAGAACCAATGGGTCGGATCTTGGCGACGATGCCCATCTAGTCTCTGCCCGATCGCTGCAGGACGTCGCGAGCGCGCCGCTGATCGACGTGATGCGCTCGTTGCGTACCTCTGAAGACGGACTGTCGACCCTCGAGGCGGACGCCAGGCTGACAACGATCGGTCCGAATTCGATTCGGACACATCGGGTCAGCGCTTTGGCAGTGCTTGTGCGCCAGCTCAACAACGCCGTGTTGGCACTATTGGCGGTTACCGCCGTACTGTCCTTCTTTCTGGGCGACGGAACGCAAGCCACAATCATCGGCGCCATCTTGCTGATCAGCGTCGGCCTTTCGTTTTTCAACGAATACCGCGCAGAACGGGCCGCGGCCGCTCTGCACGACCGGGTGCGTCATACGGCGGTGGTCCGTCGCGACGGTCAGTTCGCTCGCGTTGATGTCACCGCGATGGTTCCCGGAGACGTGATCCGATTACAGCTCGGTGAAGTGGTACCGGCTGACGTGCGACTGATCACGGTGAACGGATTGGAGTGCAACGAAAGCATTCTCACCGGCGAGTCGACCCCATCGGAGAAGTCCGCGGAACCCGCCGCACCCGGTGCAACCATCACCGATGCATCCAGTTTGGCATTCATGGGCACCGTGGTCAGTGCGGGCGAGGCGGTTGGGGTGATCTATGCGACGGGTCCCACCGCCGAATTCGGCCGCATCGCTGTCGGGCTCGGCGAGCGCCAACCCGAAACCGACTTCCAGCGAGGACTGCGGCGCTTCTCCTATCTGCTTCTGAAAGTAGCGCTGACACTTACCGTCGTCATCATCGTCACCAATCTTCTACTGCAACGTCCGCTCATCGATTCGGCGCTGTTCGGGTTGGCCATCGCGGTCGGCATCACGCCCCAACTGCTTCCGGCTGTCGTCAGTACAAGCCTGGCCTCGGGTTCACGACGGCTGGCTCGCCGCAAGGTACTGGTGAAGCGCCTTGTGTGCATCGAGGACCTTGGCGATATCGACATCTTGATGACCGACAAGACCGGCACGCTGACCGATGGCCGGCTTGAGTTGCTCGACGCCGTCGACGTCGCCGGCGTGCACGCAGACTCGGTGCTGGGCTCCGGATTGCTTGCCACCGACGTCGACCCTTCGGCAGGCGGGGTGAGCGCGAACGACCTCGACGCCGCGCTATGGCGCAATCAAGTTCCGGTTTCCGGGGTCACGCGCCTGGCGACGCTGCCCTTCGACCACACCCGTCGGGCCACCTCGGCGCTCATCGATCGTGCCGGCACTAGGCGCATCATCGTCAAGGGCGCACCCGAACAGGTGATGGCGCGCTGCGAAGCCATTCCCGAGGCCGCCAATCCAACGTTGACGCGGTTGTTTGCCGACGGTCGTCGTGTCGTCGCGGTAGCCAGCAAGGCGTCCCCCGGCCAGGAAACGTTGCTGGCCGCCGACGAGGCGCGTCTGACGCTTGAGGGCTTCCTGGTCTTCGCGGACAATCCGAAAGCCGACGTGCACGATTCATTGGATCGGCTCAGGGCCCTGGGCATCGAGGTCAAGGTGGCAACCGGCGACAATCCCCGAGTCGCCGAAAAAGTCTGCACCGACGTCGGATTAACCTCAAAGGGCACCATCACCGGCGCCGAGTTGCAACAGCTCAATGACGAAGAACTCACCACGGCAGCCCGCAACCACACTATCTTCGCGCGCATTTCGCCGGAGCAGAAAGCTCGCGTCATTTCCTCGTTGCGGCAATCCCACCGCTCGGTCGGATTCCTCGGAGACGGGGTGAACGACGCGCTGGCCCTCCATTCGGCCGACGTCGGCATCTCGGTCGACACAGCCACCGATGTCGCCAAGGACGCCGCTGACGTCGTCCTTCTGGAAAAGGACCTCAGCGTATTGGCCGAAGGCGTCGCCGAAGGCCGGCGCATCTTCGCTAACACCATCAAATACGTATTGATGGGCACTTCAAGCAATTTCGGCAATATGTTCAGTGCCGCAGCGGCGTCGGCCGTTCTATCATTCCTCCCGATGCTGCCCAGCCAAATCTTGCTCAACAACCTGCTTTACGACAGCTCGCAGCTCGCGATTCCCACCGACCGGGTGGACGACGAGCAGCTACAGGCACCCGCACACTGGAACATTGCATTCATTCGCCGGTTCATGCTGTCGTTCGGCCCGATCAGTTCGTTGTTCGACTTCCTCACCTTCGGCCTGATGCTTGGTGTCCTGCACGCGGGGCCGATCGAGTTTCGCACCGGTTGGTTCGTCGAATCCCTTGCTACCCAAACGCTCATCATCTTCGCGATCCGAACCAAGCGGGTGCCGTTCCTACGCAGCAGACCGGGCGCACTACTCACCGCAGCCACGCTGTCGATCGTCGCGCTCGGAGTGATCCTGACGGTGTCGCCACTCGCCGCCAACCTTGGATTCCGCCCGCTGCCGTGGCAATTCTTCGCCGCGCTCGTCGGACTCACCCTCTGCTACATGGTGTTGGTGGAGATCACCAAGAAATGGTTCTACTCGCAACCAATGCACGTCGCGGATCGACTACGCCGAACCCGGGGACAGGTGCACCGCATTCACCGGCGAGCGTCCCGCTTCAGCCACTCCGGCCCTCTTCCAACACCGATTGCCTGA
- a CDS encoding site-2 protease family protein gives MSEAIPLGRFAGFAVKVHWSVIVILWLFTWSLATTLPHTVAGYSRPAYWVAGACGAVVLLASLLAHELAHAVVARRSGVPVDDVTLWLFGGVTSLQGEAKSPKAAFRIAFAGPATSLVLSAMFGAVAVALTTLHTPTIVGGVAWWLASVNLLLALFNLLPGAPLDGGRLVRAYLWHRHGDSVRAAIGAAHAGRVVAIILIVLGLAEFLAGGLIGGVWLAFIGWFIFVAAREEEAQATSQQIFAGVRVADAMTPQPHTAPGWITVEDFIQRYVLGDRHSAYPVADPDGSITGLVTLRQLRELASHQRTTTSVGEIALPLQSVPTGAPQEPLQDLLRRMTPVGPRSRALVVDGGTVVGIVTPSDVARLIEVYRLARPASDGVADRHDTDSYSGTG, from the coding sequence GTGTCTGAGGCAATTCCGTTGGGACGATTTGCGGGTTTCGCGGTGAAGGTCCACTGGAGCGTGATTGTGATCCTGTGGCTTTTCACGTGGAGTCTGGCGACCACATTGCCGCACACCGTTGCGGGATATTCGCGGCCGGCTTACTGGGTGGCCGGAGCGTGTGGCGCAGTGGTACTGCTGGCTTCGCTGTTGGCCCACGAACTCGCCCATGCGGTGGTGGCCCGTCGATCAGGGGTACCCGTCGACGACGTAACACTATGGCTCTTCGGCGGTGTGACGAGCCTGCAAGGAGAGGCGAAGAGTCCGAAGGCCGCCTTTCGTATCGCATTTGCGGGCCCGGCCACCAGTCTGGTCCTATCTGCGATGTTCGGCGCAGTCGCGGTGGCACTGACTACCCTGCACACCCCGACCATCGTCGGCGGCGTCGCGTGGTGGCTGGCCAGCGTCAACTTGCTGCTCGCACTGTTCAATCTGTTGCCAGGTGCCCCATTGGACGGTGGGCGGCTGGTGCGCGCCTACTTATGGCATCGCCATGGCGACAGTGTGCGAGCGGCGATCGGTGCCGCGCACGCCGGCCGGGTGGTCGCAATCATTCTGATTGTGTTGGGGCTGGCGGAGTTTCTGGCTGGTGGTCTGATCGGTGGCGTGTGGTTGGCGTTCATCGGCTGGTTCATCTTCGTCGCCGCCCGCGAGGAAGAAGCGCAGGCGACCAGTCAGCAGATCTTCGCGGGCGTGCGGGTGGCCGACGCGATGACCCCGCAGCCGCATACCGCTCCTGGCTGGATCACGGTCGAGGATTTCATCCAGCGTTATGTGCTCGGTGATCGGCACTCGGCGTACCCGGTTGCCGACCCGGACGGGTCGATCACCGGGTTGGTCACGTTGCGGCAGTTACGCGAACTTGCATCCCATCAGCGCACCACCACGAGCGTTGGCGAGATCGCCCTGCCGCTGCAGAGCGTGCCGACTGGGGCACCGCAAGAGCCGCTTCAAGATTTGTTGCGTCGGATGACGCCCGTCGGTCCTCGCAGTCGCGCCCTGGTGGTGGACGGGGGCACGGTCGTCGGCATCGTCACGCCAAGCGATGTGGCGCGCCTCATCGAGGTGTATCGGCTAGCCCGACCCGCTTCGGACGGAGTCGCGGATCGTCACGATACGGACAGCTATTCGGGTACCGGGTGA
- a CDS encoding universal stress protein, giving the protein MKPIVVGIDGSQAAIAAAIWGVDEAIGRGVPLRLISAIKQTHASPDDYARDLEHAESSLREARSAVEGSGKLVKIETDIPRGPAGSVMVAASRDAELVCVGSIGIGRYARALLGSTATELAEKAHCSVAVLRTDPDQPPPDVNWVVVRMTDAPDNDSVVKYAAWEAKLRRAPMLVLGGRPEDLTEQADGGFEQRVQDWRRRHPEVRVYPITTKYAIASFLRVNVERVQLAVIGAAEAAQLAQLVGPSGHPLFHHPQCSVLVVRE; this is encoded by the coding sequence ATGAAACCTATCGTCGTGGGTATCGACGGCTCACAGGCCGCGATCGCAGCCGCGATCTGGGGGGTCGATGAAGCCATTGGGCGCGGTGTCCCGCTCCGCCTGATCTCGGCCATCAAACAGACGCACGCGTCGCCGGATGACTACGCTCGCGATCTCGAGCACGCCGAGAGCTCGCTTCGCGAGGCACGATCCGCGGTCGAGGGGAGCGGAAAGCTTGTCAAAATCGAAACCGACATTCCGCGTGGGCCGGCTGGATCGGTCATGGTGGCGGCGTCACGCGATGCCGAGCTGGTCTGCGTCGGCTCGATAGGCATCGGGCGCTACGCCCGCGCGCTCTTGGGCTCCACGGCAACGGAACTCGCCGAAAAGGCGCACTGCTCGGTTGCGGTGTTGCGGACGGATCCGGATCAACCGCCACCCGACGTGAACTGGGTCGTGGTGCGGATGACCGATGCGCCCGACAATGACTCCGTCGTCAAATATGCTGCGTGGGAGGCGAAGTTGCGCAGGGCGCCCATGTTGGTCCTCGGCGGTCGGCCCGAAGACCTTACCGAGCAAGCCGACGGCGGTTTCGAACAGCGAGTGCAGGATTGGCGGCGCCGTCATCCCGAGGTGCGCGTATACCCGATTACCACCAAGTACGCGATCGCCAGCTTCCTGCGCGTCAACGTGGAGCGAGTGCAACTCGCTGTGATCGGCGCCGCCGAGGCCGCTCAACTCGCGCAACTGGTAGGTCCTTCCGGGCATCCGCTCTTCCACCACCCCCAATGTTCAGTTCTCGTCGTTCGCGAGTAA
- a CDS encoding bifunctional lysylphosphatidylglycerol flippase/synthetase MprF, protein MFSSRRSRVSGPSVKIKHRSGEAAMANAGGRVLVRSDVPLGRFVCGVTMLCVAAWTAALVVSDHFGYHPVAPGRFGWSLALLAAVALIARGVFLGRPVTSRHAMAAAASVCLGLGAHFLSFGALGNILLGGSGLALMWPTTARPQPELLQQVWALVDVTHGDPLAPFAMHSTKSYYFNVDRTAAIAYRTRLGFAVVSGDPVGDDTQFQALVDDFTHMCRSRGWRILVLACGERHLKLWRSKTGGRRKLEVPIGRDVVVDVRHFTLKGRRFRNLRQGVQRTHNCGITTEIVDEQEICGRLIGELTEVLYAAHHAAGTERGFCMSLDGALQGRFPGVKLAIARDGGGRVVAFHRYATAGHGTDVTLDVPYRRPDAPNGVDERLTIDMIAAAKTQSANRLSLAFAAFPEIFQAAHHGPMQRVAYRLIHLLDPFIRLESLYRYLRKYHALGGRRYVVLHARQIPAALLVLLSLEFTPRPHHQRPVRTAVVHA, encoded by the coding sequence ATGTTCAGTTCTCGTCGTTCGCGAGTAAGTGGGCCCTCCGTGAAGATCAAGCACCGAAGTGGTGAAGCTGCAATGGCGAATGCCGGCGGGCGGGTGCTGGTCAGAAGCGATGTTCCGCTGGGCCGCTTCGTCTGCGGGGTGACGATGTTGTGCGTGGCGGCGTGGACGGCGGCGCTGGTCGTCAGCGACCACTTCGGCTACCACCCGGTTGCCCCCGGCCGATTCGGTTGGTCGCTCGCGCTACTTGCCGCGGTGGCATTGATCGCGCGAGGGGTTTTTCTCGGCCGCCCGGTGACGAGTAGGCATGCGATGGCCGCGGCTGCGAGCGTGTGTTTAGGGCTTGGCGCGCATTTCTTGTCATTCGGAGCCCTGGGCAACATTCTGCTGGGTGGCAGTGGACTCGCTCTGATGTGGCCCACGACGGCGCGACCTCAGCCCGAGCTACTGCAGCAGGTGTGGGCTCTCGTCGACGTCACGCACGGGGATCCATTGGCCCCATTCGCCATGCACTCGACCAAGAGCTATTACTTCAACGTCGACAGGACCGCGGCTATCGCCTATCGCACCCGGCTTGGGTTCGCCGTAGTCAGCGGCGACCCGGTCGGTGACGATACCCAATTCCAAGCTTTGGTTGATGATTTCACCCACATGTGCCGCAGTCGGGGCTGGCGGATTCTCGTGTTGGCTTGTGGTGAAAGGCATCTGAAACTATGGCGCAGCAAGACGGGTGGACGGCGCAAGCTCGAGGTCCCGATCGGGCGCGATGTCGTCGTTGACGTTCGTCACTTCACCCTGAAGGGGAGACGCTTTCGCAACCTGCGCCAAGGTGTGCAGCGCACCCACAACTGCGGGATTACCACCGAAATCGTTGACGAGCAGGAGATTTGCGGTCGGCTGATCGGCGAACTGACCGAGGTCCTGTACGCCGCGCATCATGCGGCCGGTACCGAGCGCGGTTTTTGTATGAGTCTGGACGGAGCCTTGCAGGGCCGATTCCCGGGGGTCAAGTTGGCCATCGCTCGCGACGGCGGCGGGAGGGTCGTGGCGTTCCACCGATACGCTACTGCCGGGCACGGAACCGACGTGACACTCGATGTGCCGTATCGCCGACCAGACGCGCCCAACGGTGTTGACGAGCGGCTCACCATTGACATGATTGCCGCGGCGAAAACCCAGAGTGCAAACCGGCTTTCGCTCGCATTCGCAGCGTTCCCGGAAATCTTCCAAGCCGCTCATCACGGCCCGATGCAGCGTGTCGCGTATCGGTTGATTCATTTGCTGGACCCGTTTATCAGGCTTGAATCCTTGTATCGCTATCTCCGCAAATACCACGCGCTGGGTGGGCGCCGATATGTCGTGCTACATGCCCGTCAGATCCCGGCGGCGCTGCTGGTATTGCTGTCGCTGGAGTTCACGCCACGGCCGCACCACCAGCGGCCGGTTCGGACCGCAGTGGTGCACGCCTAG
- a CDS encoding pyridoxamine 5'-phosphate oxidase family protein, with amino-acid sequence MTNQTRTDDGAIILPAHECWDLLSGVTLGRLVTSVDGHPQIFPVNYAVQRRTILFRTAVGTKLVSTAINNEVVFEVDDHNVAGGWSVIVRGTARSLRSDEEIEDAERAQVLPWTTSEKSHYVRVIPEMVTGRRFQFGSPPMEQSIHI; translated from the coding sequence ATGACGAATCAAACCCGAACCGATGACGGCGCGATCATCTTGCCCGCGCACGAGTGTTGGGACCTGCTCTCAGGTGTCACGCTGGGACGGCTGGTCACGAGCGTGGATGGCCATCCACAGATCTTTCCGGTCAACTATGCCGTCCAGCGGCGAACGATCCTGTTTCGCACCGCGGTGGGCACGAAGCTGGTCAGTACCGCGATAAACAACGAGGTGGTATTCGAGGTCGACGACCATAACGTCGCCGGGGGCTGGAGTGTGATCGTGCGCGGCACCGCGCGCTCTCTTCGTAGTGATGAGGAGATCGAGGATGCGGAGCGTGCCCAGGTGTTGCCGTGGACGACTTCTGAGAAGTCGCACTATGTACGGGTGATTCCGGAGATGGTGACGGGCCGCCGGTTCCAATTCGGTTCGCCGCCAATGGAACAGTCCATTCACATCTGA
- a CDS encoding Acg family FMN-binding oxidoreductase, translated as MSSRNYGRGVDVMHPTLDTQVLKRAVQLACRAPSVHNSQPWRWVAQGAALHLFIDRNRTVPGTDSLDRDAIISCGAVLDHLRIAMLAEGWQADITRFPDKTDPDELASMKFSPALVTGAQRERTLAILQRRTDRLPLRQPAYWDFFERALYDAVDDRVVHLHVLGDDSRPQLAEAAKLTEDIRNGDWLYLAELDWWTTPYAVSEGIPPSALASDKEHQRVDVGREFPVRIHTDRRPELEADWSKILVLCTDEDDRADWLRSGEALSTVLLECTMAGMATCPLTHLIELDESRDIVRDLIGQAGEPQVLIRVGIAPSMDRPAAPTPRRPLHDVLKVRQVHQQGSTNFGPDGAGPSAGEIDGFRQ; from the coding sequence ATGTCGAGTCGCAACTATGGACGAGGGGTTGACGTCATGCATCCGACGCTGGATACCCAGGTCTTGAAAAGAGCGGTGCAATTGGCGTGCCGGGCTCCGTCCGTGCATAACAGCCAGCCTTGGCGGTGGGTGGCGCAAGGCGCGGCGCTGCACTTATTCATCGATCGTAATCGCACAGTCCCCGGCACGGACAGCTTGGACCGCGACGCGATCATCAGTTGCGGCGCAGTCCTCGATCACCTTCGTATCGCCATGCTGGCCGAAGGTTGGCAAGCGGACATCACGCGGTTCCCCGACAAAACGGATCCCGATGAGCTCGCGTCGATGAAATTCAGCCCCGCACTGGTCACCGGCGCTCAGCGTGAGCGCACCCTGGCGATTCTGCAGCGCAGAACCGATCGGCTTCCACTGCGACAACCGGCATATTGGGATTTCTTCGAACGCGCACTGTACGACGCCGTCGATGACCGTGTAGTGCACCTGCATGTGCTCGGCGATGACTCGCGACCACAGCTGGCCGAAGCGGCGAAACTCACCGAAGACATCCGTAACGGCGATTGGCTCTACCTCGCCGAATTAGATTGGTGGACAACACCTTATGCGGTCAGCGAGGGCATCCCTCCCAGCGCTCTCGCATCCGACAAAGAACACCAGCGCGTAGACGTCGGACGGGAATTCCCCGTCAGGATCCATACCGATCGGCGCCCAGAGCTCGAGGCCGACTGGTCCAAAATACTCGTACTCTGCACCGATGAGGACGACAGAGCGGACTGGTTGAGATCCGGCGAAGCGTTGTCGACTGTATTGCTGGAATGCACCATGGCCGGCATGGCAACCTGCCCCCTGACGCACCTCATCGAGCTGGACGAAAGCCGCGACATCGTTCGCGACCTGATCGGCCAGGCCGGCGAGCCCCAGGTCCTGATCAGAGTCGGTATAGCACCGTCGATGGATCGTCCTGCGGCCCCCACGCCGCGGCGCCCGCTCCACGACGTCTTGAAGGTTCGCCAGGTGCACCAGCAAGGGTCGACCAACTTTGGTCCCGACGGGGCAGGACCTTCGGCAGGCGAGATCGACGGTTTTCGTCAATAA
- a CDS encoding acyl carrier protein, protein MTNEDTRGTILSVLTTIAPEIDPDDLRDDVLLRDQVDLDSMDWLNFLRGIHQRLRVDIPESDYASLRTLSDVVSYVEKSRQSSPTA, encoded by the coding sequence ATGACTAACGAGGACACCCGCGGCACGATTCTGTCGGTGCTGACCACCATCGCTCCGGAAATCGACCCGGACGACCTTCGCGACGACGTCCTACTCCGTGACCAAGTCGATCTTGACTCTATGGACTGGCTGAACTTTCTCCGCGGCATCCATCAGCGGTTGCGCGTGGATATCCCCGAATCCGACTATGCATCGCTGCGGACGTTGTCCGACGTGGTCAGCTACGTTGAAAAGAGCCGGCAGAGCAGTCCAACGGCCTAG
- a CDS encoding dihydrolipoamide acetyltransferase family protein codes for MIEFKMPALGADMDEGTLDEWLVKPGDKVTRGQIVAVVDTTKAAVEIECWQEGTVNELLVPVGETVEVGTVLATLLERDETAVKASPRQRRHPRKATAEPAAPADTATGVITAPSVLQRRRWVSPAARRLAQTLTVDLDTVSGTGPQGAVTIRDVEHAAAPKEPAQPISKPTSKPTAADRAAQMRKSIAAAMSRAKREIPHYYLADEILLDSSMTWLTTRNAQRSIDERVLPAALLLKAVGVAAQRFGEFNGFWRDDGFQPATGVHVGVGISLRGGGLVAPAIHDVPDKKLDELMHNLADLVARARSFSLRSSEMSDPTITVTNLGDKGVDTVFGVIYPPQVAIVGFGRPTQRVAVIDGGIRVVTAVQATLAADHRASDGHRGALFLSAINDLLQQPDLLEK; via the coding sequence ATGATCGAGTTCAAAATGCCGGCACTTGGGGCCGACATGGACGAGGGCACCCTGGATGAGTGGTTGGTCAAGCCCGGCGACAAGGTAACCCGAGGCCAAATCGTGGCGGTCGTCGACACCACCAAAGCCGCAGTCGAAATCGAATGCTGGCAGGAAGGCACGGTTAACGAATTGCTCGTACCTGTCGGCGAAACCGTGGAAGTGGGAACGGTATTGGCGACCCTGTTGGAACGTGATGAGACCGCGGTGAAGGCGTCGCCGCGCCAGCGGCGGCATCCGAGGAAAGCAACGGCCGAACCGGCGGCGCCGGCCGACACGGCGACCGGCGTGATCACTGCGCCGTCCGTCTTGCAACGACGTCGTTGGGTATCACCTGCGGCCCGACGGCTGGCCCAAACTCTCACCGTCGATCTCGACACCGTTAGCGGCACCGGTCCGCAGGGCGCGGTCACCATACGCGACGTCGAGCACGCCGCCGCGCCAAAAGAGCCGGCACAACCGATAAGCAAGCCGACATCCAAGCCAACAGCCGCCGACCGTGCCGCACAGATGCGAAAGTCGATCGCGGCCGCCATGAGCCGTGCGAAGCGCGAGATTCCGCACTACTACCTCGCCGACGAAATCCTGTTGGACAGCTCGATGACCTGGCTGACGACGCGAAATGCGCAGCGTTCGATCGACGAACGCGTACTGCCGGCCGCGTTACTGCTCAAGGCGGTTGGCGTCGCCGCGCAGCGGTTCGGCGAGTTCAACGGGTTCTGGCGCGACGACGGATTCCAGCCCGCGACCGGAGTTCATGTTGGCGTCGGAATCTCGCTGCGCGGCGGCGGTCTCGTCGCGCCGGCGATTCATGATGTTCCGGACAAGAAGCTTGACGAATTGATGCATAATCTCGCCGACCTCGTGGCACGGGCGCGCTCCTTCTCACTGCGAAGCTCAGAGATGTCCGACCCGACCATCACCGTCACCAACCTGGGCGACAAGGGCGTCGACACGGTCTTCGGCGTGATCTACCCACCGCAGGTAGCGATCGTCGGTTTCGGCAGGCCAACTCAACGAGTCGCGGTCATTGACGGTGGCATCCGGGTCGTCACCGCGGTCCAAGCGACGCTTGCAGCCGACCATCGCGCGAGTGACGGTCACCGAGGAGCATTGTTCCTCAGCGCAATCAATGACCTGCTGCAGCAGCCCGACCTCCTGGAGAAGTGA
- a CDS encoding alpha-ketoacid dehydrogenase subunit beta, with protein MKTSYRTAVHDALRDALRDDPRVVVMGEDIGRYGGTYAASKGLLEEFGPDRVRDTPLSELGFVGIGIGAAINGLRPIVEIMTVNFSLLALDQIVNTAAALRHMSGGQFSVPLVVRMATGAGRQLAAQHSHSLEPWYAHIPGIKVLAPATVEDAYGMLAPALADPDPVVIFEHVQLYNTSSDIDVLATTDISRAAIRRKGTDVTLIAYGGCLPKALDAANELSLAGIDCEVIDLRVLRPLDDDAFLDSVRKTHRAVVIDEAWRSGSLAAEITARIMEEAFYDLDAPVARVCSAEVPMPYAKHLEQAALPQPQKIVTAVQNLFGDRQ; from the coding sequence ATGAAGACCAGCTACCGAACCGCTGTGCACGACGCCCTTCGCGATGCCCTGCGCGACGATCCGCGTGTTGTGGTGATGGGCGAAGACATCGGACGTTACGGCGGAACCTACGCGGCCTCCAAAGGGCTACTGGAAGAATTCGGTCCCGACCGAGTGCGCGACACACCGCTTTCGGAATTGGGGTTCGTCGGTATCGGAATCGGCGCGGCAATCAACGGCCTACGCCCAATCGTCGAAATCATGACGGTCAACTTCAGCCTGCTGGCGCTCGACCAGATCGTCAACACCGCTGCGGCCCTTCGCCACATGTCCGGCGGACAGTTCTCGGTACCGCTCGTCGTCCGAATGGCGACCGGGGCGGGGCGTCAGCTCGCAGCCCAGCACTCGCACAGCCTCGAGCCGTGGTACGCCCACATCCCGGGCATCAAAGTGTTGGCACCGGCCACCGTCGAAGATGCCTACGGCATGCTCGCCCCAGCCCTGGCAGACCCAGATCCGGTGGTGATCTTCGAACACGTCCAGCTTTACAACACCTCATCCGATATCGATGTTCTTGCTACCACCGACATCTCGCGAGCGGCCATCCGCCGCAAGGGCACCGACGTCACGCTGATCGCTTACGGCGGCTGTCTTCCTAAGGCGCTCGACGCCGCCAACGAGTTGTCGCTGGCCGGAATCGACTGCGAGGTCATCGATTTGCGGGTCTTACGGCCGCTTGACGATGACGCATTTCTCGATTCTGTGCGCAAGACACATCGGGCGGTCGTGATCGACGAAGCTTGGCGCAGTGGCAGTCTGGCGGCCGAGATCACGGCGCGGATCATGGAAGAAGCGTTCTACGACCTCGATGCCCCGGTTGCTCGCGTGTGCAGCGCCGAGGTTCCCATGCCATACGCGAAGCACCTCGAGCAGGCTGCCTTACCCCAGCCTCAAAAAATCGTCACGGCCGTGCAGAACCTGTTCGGCGACCGGCAATGA